The Spiroplasma clarkii genome has a window encoding:
- the gyrB gene encoding DNA topoisomerase (ATP-hydrolyzing) subunit B gives MDNKYGANQIQVLEGLEAVRKRPGMYIGNTNKNGLHHLVWEILDNSVDEALAGFCNEVTIVITQNEEIIVKDNGRGIPIDIHPKTNKTTLETIFTVLHAGGKFDESTYKISGGLHGVGASVVNALSLHVEAMVCRDNKIYYQKFYNGGSEATPIKEIGVSDVNGTLIKFKPDPTIFKETVEFDFRVIRSKIKQLAFLNKGLKINLYDERNDKQITYIFEDGIKDYIKEINSGKEKINNEIFYIIDKYEGIEVEASIQYNDTYDETLFSFCNNIYTSEGGSHEEGFKNALLKALNNYTNELKNFKGNKFVYDDIKEGLCGVVSIKHRDPLYEGQTKAKLSNPDAREATSNVVFESFKEFLLKNPTDGKKIIEKIMISQKARKAAQRAREDTRRKSAIDNFSLPGKLADCESKSAAEAELYLVEGDSAGGSAKTGRNRKNQAILSLRGKVLNVEKVKQARAFENNEIQSIIAAIGTGVKKNLELNKIRYNKIIIMTDADVDGAHIRILLLTFFYRYMKELINNGNIYIAQPPLYKISDGKKNTDYAYSDAELEKLKQNKYKDIKYTIQRYKGLGEMDPIQLWETTMDPERRTMIQVKVEDAFLANEVLSSLMGENPEMRKNFITENAQFVESIDV, from the coding sequence ATGGACAATAAATATGGAGCAAATCAGATTCAGGTTCTTGAAGGACTAGAAGCAGTTAGAAAAAGACCGGGGATGTATATTGGTAATACAAATAAAAATGGATTACATCACTTGGTTTGAGAAATTTTGGACAACTCTGTTGATGAAGCATTAGCAGGTTTTTGTAATGAAGTAACTATTGTCATCACTCAAAATGAAGAAATAATTGTTAAAGATAACGGTAGAGGGATTCCTATTGATATTCACCCAAAAACAAACAAAACAACTTTAGAAACAATTTTTACTGTTCTACATGCTGGGGGAAAATTTGATGAATCTACTTACAAAATTTCAGGTGGTTTACATGGGGTTGGAGCATCTGTTGTCAATGCTTTGTCTTTGCATGTTGAAGCTATGGTTTGCCGAGACAATAAAATCTATTATCAAAAATTTTATAATGGTGGTAGTGAAGCAACTCCAATCAAAGAAATTGGTGTAAGTGATGTTAATGGGACACTAATAAAATTCAAACCTGATCCAACTATTTTTAAAGAGACTGTAGAATTTGATTTTAGAGTTATTCGTTCAAAAATTAAGCAGCTAGCATTTTTAAACAAAGGTTTAAAAATTAATTTATATGATGAGAGAAATGATAAACAAATCACATATATTTTTGAAGATGGAATCAAAGATTATATTAAAGAAATTAATAGTGGGAAAGAAAAAATTAATAATGAAATTTTTTATATAATTGATAAATATGAAGGTATTGAAGTTGAAGCATCAATTCAATACAATGACACTTATGATGAAACCCTATTTTCATTTTGTAATAATATTTACACAAGTGAGGGTGGATCACATGAAGAAGGTTTTAAAAATGCTTTACTAAAAGCATTGAACAACTATACAAATGAACTTAAAAATTTCAAAGGTAATAAATTTGTTTATGATGACATCAAAGAAGGTTTATGTGGAGTTGTTTCAATTAAGCACCGAGACCCATTATATGAAGGACAAACCAAAGCAAAATTGTCAAACCCAGATGCTCGTGAAGCCACTAGTAATGTTGTGTTTGAATCATTTAAAGAATTCCTTTTAAAAAATCCAACAGATGGGAAAAAAATAATTGAAAAAATAATGATCTCTCAAAAAGCCCGAAAAGCAGCTCAAAGAGCAAGAGAGGACACTCGTAGAAAATCAGCAATTGATAACTTTTCTTTACCTGGAAAACTTGCAGACTGTGAATCAAAAAGTGCTGCAGAAGCAGAACTATATTTAGTCGAAGGGGATTCAGCTGGAGGTAGTGCTAAAACTGGAAGAAACCGAAAAAACCAAGCAATTTTATCACTTAGAGGTAAAGTCCTTAATGTTGAAAAAGTTAAACAAGCAAGAGCTTTTGAAAATAATGAAATTCAATCAATAATTGCTGCAATTGGTACAGGTGTGAAAAAAAACCTAGAGCTAAATAAAATTAGATATAATAAAATAATTATTATGACTGATGCTGATGTTGATGGAGCCCACATTAGAATATTGTTGCTAACTTTTTTTTATAGATACATGAAAGAATTAATTAATAATGGCAATATCTATATTGCTCAACCCCCACTTTATAAAATTAGTGATGGTAAAAAAAATACTGACTATGCATATTCAGATGCAGAACTAGAAAAATTAAAACAAAACAAATATAAGGATATAAAATATACAATTCAAAGATATAAAGGATTAGGTGAAATGGACCCAATTCAATTGTGAGAAACCACAATGGATCCAGAGCGTAGAACTATGATACAAGTTAAGGTTGAGGACGCTTTTTTAGCCAATGAAGTTTTATCAAGTCTAATGGGAGAAAATCCTGAAATGAGGAAAAATTTTATTACTGAGAATGCACAATTTGTTGAAAGTATTGATGTTTAG
- the dnaN gene encoding DNA polymerase III subunit beta, with translation MFFKIERNFLIEELTKCNRIIDNKSVLSYSMGIFVECDGDCVSFSSMNSIMNIKSKVFSGQGGLEFKDTGNFLIRGKYILEILKRMDDAYVSISKIDDNLISLYGDRSEFSLNILDDSGFPTVAFKERGQIASVETEEFKKALAQTIISVNESNQKLVLTGINLNAAGESLFVTGTDGFRVSRKEIYLHEKTNEHINTNIPYKTILEIQKLLMDKGVCKISLMDNTCCFTIGNTLIQTSVLEGQYPNVEVVFPDDFATKIIVENKKISKLISRADIPSDEASATVVNMMIEGDKMIIKSNIQQIASFEEEFKEYSLEGIEEQNIYLNPRFLLDALRTFEAKTIEIQLLDEKKPIVICSEEEKTLKQVILPMSSN, from the coding sequence ATGTTTTTTAAAATTGAACGAAATTTTTTAATTGAAGAATTAACAAAATGTAATCGTATTATTGATAATAAATCAGTGTTGTCTTATTCAATGGGTATTTTCGTTGAATGTGATGGTGATTGTGTTTCTTTTTCTTCAATGAATAGTATCATGAATATTAAAAGTAAAGTTTTTTCTGGGCAAGGTGGTTTAGAGTTTAAAGATACTGGTAATTTTTTAATTAGAGGTAAATATATTTTAGAGATCTTAAAAAGAATGGATGATGCTTATGTTTCAATTTCAAAAATTGATGATAATTTAATTTCTTTATATGGGGATAGGTCTGAATTTTCTTTAAACATTTTAGATGATAGTGGTTTTCCAACTGTTGCTTTTAAAGAAAGAGGACAAATTGCTAGTGTTGAAACTGAAGAGTTCAAAAAAGCTTTGGCTCAAACAATTATTTCTGTTAATGAGTCAAACCAAAAACTAGTTTTAACTGGGATAAATTTAAATGCAGCTGGGGAAAGTTTGTTTGTAACTGGAACAGATGGTTTTAGAGTTTCAAGAAAAGAAATTTATTTACATGAAAAAACTAATGAACATATTAATACCAACATTCCTTACAAAACTATTTTAGAGATCCAAAAATTATTAATGGATAAAGGTGTTTGCAAAATTAGTTTAATGGACAACACTTGTTGTTTTACAATAGGAAATACTTTAATTCAAACAAGTGTTTTAGAAGGTCAATACCCAAATGTGGAAGTAGTTTTCCCCGATGACTTTGCTACCAAAATAATTGTGGAAAATAAAAAAATTAGTAAACTAATTTCAAGAGCTGACATTCCAAGTGATGAAGCCAGCGCCACTGTTGTTAACATGATGATTGAGGGAGACAAAATGATCATCAAATCAAACATTCAACAAATTGCAAGTTTCGAAGAAGAATTTAAAGAATATTCATTAGAAGGAATTGAAGAGCAAAACATTTATTTAAATCCCAGGTTTTTATTAGATGCATTAAGAACCTTTGAAGCAAAAACAATTGAGATTCAGCTTCTTGATGAAAAAAAACCAATTGTTATTTGTTCTGAAGAGGAGAAAACATTAAAACAAGTTATTTTACCAATGTCTTCAAATTAA